From a region of the Arachis ipaensis cultivar K30076 chromosome B09, Araip1.1, whole genome shotgun sequence genome:
- the LOC107615701 gene encoding uncharacterized protein LOC107615701, whose translation MESNIKPTEKEEANNKEMTTSKQTSEKLKEKDDQEKPEEGEKQPQISRKGKQRMEEPSQGHKQVEKTFTPPLPYPQSALIQQGLPPKLEDPGSFFLPCTIGNLSINKAMCDLGASINLVPSSLMKRLCINEVKPIQMSLELVDKSVVFSKGVVENLLVKVDKFIFPADFVILDLDEEGSDSIILGRPFLATARAIIDVEQGELTLRMHDESITLNVFPET comes from the exons ATGGAAAGCAACATAAAGCCAACAGAGAAAGAGGAAGCCAACAACAAAGAAATGACAACAAGCAAGCAAACTTCAGAGAAGCTCAAAGAAAAGGATGACCAAGAGAAGCCTGAAGAGGGAGAGAAGCAGCCACAAATCTCAAGAAAAGGGAAGCAGAGAATGGAAGAACCATCTCAAGGACACAAGCAAGTGGAGAAGACTTTCACACCTCCCTTGCCATATCcacaaag TGCATTAATCCAGCAGGGGCTTCCTCCAAAACTTGAGGACCCTGGAAGCTTTTTCCTACCGTGCACCATTGGCAACCTAAGCATTAATAAAgcaatgtgtgacttaggagctagcatcaatctagtGCCCTCTTCTCTGATGAAAAGGCTATGCATAAATGAGGTAAAGCCCATACAGATGTCACTAGAGCTAGTGGACAAGTCTGTGGTGTTTTCCAAAGGTGTGGTTGAAAACCTTTTGGTCAAAGTGGATAAGTTTAtattccctgcagactttgtgatTTTAGACCTAGATGAGGAAGGAAGTGATTCCATTATactaggaagaccattcttggctaCAGCAAGGGCTATTATAGATGTGGAACAAGGAGAATTGACCCTGAGAATGCATGATGAAAGCATTACTCTAAATGTCTTTCCAGAAACGTAG